A window of Candidatus Sulfotelmatobacter sp. genomic DNA:
AGCTGCTCGTGGTCCATTACGGGCGTCTCTTGCGGCCCTCGAGCCGCGAGGCCTTCCGCAGATTCCGCACCGCCGCGCCGCGGCGCCCGGCGCGGTGCAGCGCGACGCCCAGGTTGTGGTAGGCGGGCCCGTAGGCGTCGTCGATCCGGATGGCGGCCTCGTAGTGCGCGACGGCTTCGTCGGCGTCGCCGTCCTCGAGCAGCAGGTTTCCGACGGTGGTGATGGCGGCCGGCGAGCGCGGGTTGAGCTCGAGCGCGCGCACCAGCTGCGCTACTGCGAGATCGCGCCGCCCGCGATGGATGGCCACGATCGCGAGCTTGTTGGCGATCAGCGCCAGCTGCGCGGCGTCCGCGGCGAGCGCGGCCTGCGCGAAGGCCGCCTCGGCCTCGTCCAGCCGTCCGCGGTCGAGCGCGCGGACGCCGCGAGCGAACGGCGTCGGCGGCCGGCCCGGGACCAAGCGCCGCAGCCGGTCGAAGAACCCCACGTGAGCCTCTTGCACGTCGACCTGGTCACGCTCTTCCCGGAGATGTTCGCTCCGGTCATCGGGCTCTCGATCGTCGGCCGGGCGGTCGAGCACGGGCTGGTCACCGTTCGCACCCACCACCTGCTCGATGCGCTCGAAGGGAGCGCCCGCGCCGACGAGCGGCCCTACGGCGGCGGCCCCGGGATGGTGCTGCGCGTCGAGCCGCTGGCTCGCGCCCTGGACGCGATCCTGGCCGATGCTCCGGCCGAGGAGCGGTGCCGCATCGTGCTCACGTCCGCCACCGGCCGGGTTTTCCGCCAAGCCGACGCGGCGGGGTGGGCCCAGCTCGACCGCCTGGTCGTCATCTGCGGCCACTACGAGGGTGTCGACGAGCGGCTGCTGGCCCTCTATCCGATCGAGGAGGTCTCGCTGGGCGAGTTCGTCCTGACCGGCGGCGAGATCGCCGCCATGGCCTTCCTCGACGCGACGGTCCGGCTGGTCCCGGGCGCGATCGACGCCGACTCCGCCGAGATGGACTCGTGGGCCGACGGCGAGAGCCTCGACCACCCCGCGTATACGCGCCCGCCGACCTTCCGAGGGATCGACGTTCCCGCGGTGCTCCTTAGCGGCGACCATGCGAAGATCGCAGCCTGGCGCCGCGAGCAGTCGCGCCTGCGCGCCACCGCCCGCAACGCCGAACGCGATCGCTGAGGACAGGCGGCCATGACCCTGACACACGTGCGTGGGACGATCGCGTCGTGGTGTACAGGGTCGACGAAATCGTCCGCTCGCTGTTCGGTACTCGCTCGGCTCCGTTGCCGGACGAGCACGACGTCGCGCTCTATCAGAGCATCCTGGACTCGCAGGTCCGCAGCATGGAGGAGATCGACGCGATCCTGAGCGCGACGGGCGTGCTGGCGTTCAGCGCGATGACGTATCTGCTCTCGACGGACGAGGTGCGCACCGGGGCACCGGCGGCGCGGGTGCTGGCGGTCGCGATGCTCGCACCGGTAGCGCTCGTCGGCGTCGCGATCATGCGCCACCGCCAGCGCGACGCGCCCGATCTGAACGACCTCGAGCTCGAGCTCCTCCACGACCGCACCGCCGCCTTCGCGCGCGCCCGCGCCGGCATGGTCGAGTCGTTCAACGCGAACCGCGAGACGATGGCCGCCAAGAAGCGCATCCGCGCCTGGTCGACGCTGCTCGCCGCGGCCTTCTTCCTGACCGACCTGCTGGGCTTCGTGGTACACTGGTAGCAGCATGAAGTGGCTCGCCCGGCAGGTCAGCGACCTGTACCTGATCCTCTTCCGGCCCGACAAATGGCGCGCGCGCCCGCGCACCAAGGACGACACCGGGTCCGATAACCCGATGATCTACTTCCGCTAGGCGAGCCGGCGCATCGCGTCCGCGTCGGCGCCGGCCGTGCTGTGCCGCCGACCGTATCCGAAGTAGACGATCAGGCCCACCGCGAGCCAGACCAGAAACGCCAGCCACACGAGCGGGAAGAACCCCCACACGAGCGGGTTGCCCACTTTGAGAAAGTAGATCAGGAAGACCGCGGAGACGGCCGAGAGCACCGGAATGAGGTGCGGACCGAACGGCACCGCGAAGCGGCCCACCAACTCGGGGTGGCGCTTGCGCAGCACCGGCACGGCGATCGACACCATGACGAACGCCACCAGCGTCCCCATGTTGGTCGCCGATCCGAGGATTCCGATCGGAAAGAACGCACCGGCGATCGCGATTAGGACACCGAAGAAGACTTGCGAGAAGACCGGCGTTCGCCACGCCGGATGCAGTCGGACGAATCCGCGCGGAAGCAGCCCGTCACGCGCCATCGCGAAGAAGATGCGCGTCTGACCGAACATCATCACGAGCATGACGGTCGTGAGCCCGGCGATGGCGCCGAACGCGATGATGATCCCGGCCCACACGAGCCCGACGTAGTTCATCGCGAACGTCACCGGGAACGCCACGTTAAGCTTGTAGAACGGCACGATTCCGTCCAAGATGATTGTGACGATGATGTAGAGCACCGTGCACACGATCAGGCTGGCGAGGATACCGAACGGGAGGTCTCGCGCGGGATCGTGCGCCTCTTCGGCGGCGGTCGAAACGGCGTCGAACCCGATGTACGCGAAGAACATGAAGGCGGCGCCGCCGAACACGCCGGCCCACCCGAACGGCATGTATCCGCCGGCGAACGTTCGCGGTCCCGGCGGCAGACGGAAATTCGCGGGATCGACGTGACCGGCGCCGATCGCGATGAAGAACAACACGACGACCACTTTGATCGCCACGATGACCGCGTTCACCGCGCCCGATTCTTTCGTACCGCGCACGAGCAACGCCGTGATGAGCAGGACGATGATCGCGGCCGGCACGTTGGCGATGCCGGGCGTCGCGTCCCAATGACTGTGCTGCCACGCTTGCGGAACATCGAGATTGAAGAGCGCGTGGAGGATGAAGGTGCAATAGCCGGACCAGCCCACGCTGACCGTCGCCGCGCCGAGCCCGTACTCGAAGACCAGGCCCCAGCCGACGATCCAGGCCAGAAACTCGCCGAGCGTCGCGTAGGTGTAGGTGTACCGAGACTTCGGCGTAGCAGAACGCCGCGAAGACGCTCGCGATGCCGGCGATCACGAACGAGATCGTAAGGGCCGGGCCGGCCCGCGTCGCCGACGCGACGCCCGTCAGCACGAAGATGCCGGTGCCGATGATGGCCCCGATGCCGATCGCCGTGAGCGCCCACGGCCCCAGCGATCGCCGCAGCCCACGACCGGAGTCCGCCCCTTCGGCGATAATCCTCTCGAGCGGCTTGACGCGAGCGAACAGCATCGCTCGGACCTTGTCTCCGCGGAGAGGGTCGACCTCGCGCGAGGCTGGTTCACGACGGCAAAGCAAGCGGGCACTTTACCGGCTGCTTGCCCGCTTGACCCGCCAGTTTGAATCCGTGGCTTCGTCGAGATTGGTCTTAGGGATTGATCCCGTAGCGCCTTGAAGCACAAGGCGAGCGAGCGGGCCAAGTGTAAAGACTGGCCCCGATGCTCCTCACCGGGTTGCTCCTGCTGGCGCTAGGAGCCATTCTAATTGCAGTCGCAGCTAATCCAAGGATCATAGCTACGGACCCCACCCTGGCCACCCGGCTGAATTTCGTCGCTTGCGTCATCGTCGCTTGTGGCGCAGTTCTCGCGCTTCTGGACTATATGGGTAGCCAATTGGGGAAAGGATCGTTGTTCGGATGATGACAATGGCACGGCCCCCCCAGCGCCAGACGACGAAGCGCAGTACAGCTTCGTTGCTGCCGTCCCTCTATAGTGCGTTGCTAGCCGCTGTCGTCGTCGTGGTTATTGCCACGCTCATCGGAACCCGATCGCACGGTTGGTTGCCTTGGTTTGTCGCATTCCTCGGTGTCATAGCGCTCGCTAGCGTGGCGAGAACGCTTTGGCGAATGCGCCCAAGCCACGACTCGTCCGGCCGCCACGTGGCGGGAACGCACGGAGCGTTCTAAACCGGTTCTGTTCGTGGCGTGCTAGGCCGCCGGGGTTGGCATCGCAAGCCTAGCAGGCGGCGCCTCGGGAATCAAAACTGGCCGCTACCCGAAACCCCGTGGCCTTGCCGGGGTACCGGGTCCGTGGTACACTACCGGGGTTGCCCGCGCGGCCCGCGTGGTGCTTTGCGTTGTTCGTCAGAGAGCTGTCATGAACGTACTCGACCTGATCCAGAAGGAACAGGAAAAGCCGAACGTCCCGGAGTTTCGTCCGGGCGACACCGTCAAGGTCTACTCGAAGGTCGTGGAAGGCGGCAAGGAACGCATCCAGATGTTCGAGGGCGTCGTGACGGTCCGTCGCGGCGGCGGCCTGGCCGAAGCGATCACGGTGCGCCGCGTGGCGCACGGCGTCGGCGTCGAGCGCACGTTCCTGCTCCACAGCCCGCGCGTCGACCGTATCGAGG
This region includes:
- the rplS gene encoding 50S ribosomal protein L19, giving the protein MNVLDLIQKEQEKPNVPEFRPGDTVKVYSKVVEGGKERIQMFEGVVTVRRGGGLAEAITVRRVAHGVGVERTFLLHSPRVDRIEVSKRGIVRRSRLYYLSEKVGKAARIKERKTAK
- the trmD gene encoding tRNA (guanosine(37)-N1)-methyltransferase TrmD, with translation MSLLHVDLVTLFPEMFAPVIGLSIVGRAVEHGLVTVRTHHLLDALEGSARADERPYGGGPGMVLRVEPLARALDAILADAPAEERCRIVLTSATGRVFRQADAAGWAQLDRLVVICGHYEGVDERLLALYPIEEVSLGEFVLTGGEIAAMAFLDATVRLVPGAIDADSAEMDSWADGESLDHPAYTRPPTFRGIDVPAVLLSGDHAKIAAWRREQSRLRATARNAERDR
- a CDS encoding tetratricopeptide repeat protein; this translates as MGFFDRLRRLVPGRPPTPFARGVRALDRGRLDEAEAAFAQAALAADAAQLALIANKLAIVAIHRGRRDLAVAQLVRALELNPRSPAAITTVGNLLLEDGDADEAVAHYEAAIRIDDAYGPAYHNLGVALHRAGRRGAAVRNLRKASRLEGRKRRP